The nucleotide window CACACACCCGCACGAACACACACTCTGAGTGTTCACATGGCAACTCCTGCTGTTTATTCTCATGTGCATCTCCCCATAGGTAACAAAATGCTAAATTGCATGCAGACTATAAACAGTATTAGCAGATAATCTGATTTGAATCTTCTTAGATAATGCACTTTGAAGTTCacttagatccctgaaagggctTTAGCAGACATTTTAACCTTTAGAATGCCCTTAAGTTCGTATTATGGCTACATGCTTTTGTTTATAAGGGGCAAATCGGGCTGACCGCTCAAACGGAGTTTGATCCAAATGGAAGTGGAGTTCCTTCCACTTCTTGGTCAGCATACGGTGATCTTTCCAGGGTCATTGTGGTGCTGCCAGGACCCCCGGCACTGCAAAGGTTAATTGAGATTTGAAATTAATTTTGTAGGAATAAATTGTTGCCTCCGTGTGTTTATTTGTTCTGCGGAAACTCTAGTCCATCCTGGGCAGTGCTCTTGGCATCGGCTCATCGAGGGCACATGGCGTGCCGCCCACCGTCAACGGGCACAGTGACCCCAGTGATGAAGGAAGCAGCATCTGAAGCCAGAAAGGCAATCATCCGGGCAACTTCATCCACTGTGCCAGGGCGTCCCAGGGCATgtgtgtgctgagtgtgctgCAGGAactgagagaggggagaaaagtgGAATAAAACTTCAGGCCTTGCCCTAGCAGTGGGTTGTGGGTTGTGGGTAAGAACTTGTCTTTTCTGAAGAGGTGCATTGTGAGTAGAAATTAACTTTGTATGTGGTTAAAAGAATGTCTGTTGGGTTCCTTTAACTTTGCGTCACCTTATACATTGCATAGACTGCCATTTCTTTGTCTTTGCTAACGGTCTCTCCCTGGCCTCCTCGCTTTCTTATCTATATACTGCCTCTTGTAGGGCGAAACGAGGGATGTGCAGCTGTTGgccttgggaggagggggagatgagtCTGCCATGTACCCtatcttttctttttctgctaAGAATGCTAGAATTGTGAAATTACGCATTCACGCCTCCTTGCTTAGGGTATAAGAGACTGTTTAGGGCTAAGACCTCCGTGCGCATTATATTCAGACTCAGGTGTGATTATTATGCTACACAATATGAAATAAAAGTCTTCAGGCAGACGGTTACCCTAAAGTCTTGAGAGTGGGGTTTTATTCCACAAAAGGAAAGAGAGGAGACCATTAGAGATGGTCAAAGCATTCGCCAGGAATGTGGCGTTTCTTCGTAGGCGTGAATATGGATGGCTTGGTTTAAATAAAGGACATTTGCATGGTATATATGCTAATATTATATGCCAGGTATATTTAAATAACTCGGGTTTtcccctttttgtgcacaggtgtcccTCAAATTGCAGTTTGAAGGCGGGTTTCGGGGGATATATAAAGCACTTGGGACACTTGTGGCGGCCGGCGGAGTTACATACATTTGTTTTAATAACCTCTTCGCAGTGGAATATTCGTCGGTGAATCGAATTTTGTCAACAAATGACTGATTCGCGGTTTCAATTTTGACACATTTGCCCATCGCAAAAGGCCAGATGGAAAGAGGAATGCCGAGTTAGGGTAGATTATAAATTAGTAATTACAAAGAAGAGAGGGAAAATAACCCCAAAGAAGTTGCACTCTTAATTTATCTTTTACTGCatcaacagtgtgtgtgtgtgtgtgtgtgtgtgtgtgtgtgtgtgtgtgtgtgtgtgtgtgtgtgtgtgtgtgtgtgtgtgtgtgtgtgtgtgtgtgtgtgtgtgtgtgtgtgtgtgtgtgtacacctcatTAGCATAAATATAcacttaatttattttatttatttaagagTTCAACTTCTTTTTGagattattttttctctccttttGTAATTATGAACCTTAATCAGTTGCACCACCTATAATGGGTAGTTTATTTTATAATTTGGAGCTTTTACAGATAACCAAGCCCCTTTTGGATGTCTAGATTATAAAATGGCAAAAAATAAACAGACAAAATGAGTACAGGATAGATACTTAAGTATTAATTGGGCTGAATCACAAAGGCCGTTCATAGAGCAGGTTGTGGCGGTAGTAATTACCCCGGTGTGGCATGACGTTCTACCTACCTGTGAGTACTGCTCTTCATTTAGCCCCGCACGCCTGTGAACATCGGTTATTATCACCCCGGGGCTGAGACACAAAAATGAGCAATGTAACAAGAGAAATGCAATGTAACACAAGATGAGCACAATGTAACACAAGAGAAGTACAATGCCGTGACAAGtgaaacacaatgtaacacacaacAAACACAATGGAATTGAAGGGAAACCCAGTTGTGTGCAAAGGAGACCTCGCAATGCCAAAGAAATACAGTAGAAAAGAGACATTGGAGACATTGGTGGAAGTAATAAAAGAGTAGGGGTGTGGTGCTTTACTGCAGAAGACTACAGTACAAGTCCGTTAAAAACAGTCAACACATTAAATACTCACCAGACTGCATTCACTCTAACCTGCTTGGGAGCCATTTCTGAAGGAAGAAGCAAAGCACATGTaatcctacagtacagtattaaagtAGAGTCTGGAGAATGtcactatacagtacatacaaagatTGACGTGTAGAGTTCTATCCTGGACAATGCTGAGCTCACAAACTACATTGTCAGCTCTTTTGGTAAGGGGATCATTTAGCTAGCATTGTTTTACCCTTCTAGCAGTACCTATCAAGAAAACAGTAAGGTCATGGCTGTTATGGAATTGGGTACATGGGAGAAATTATAGAGGTCCTACATACCCAGAGCGGCACACCTGGTCAGCTGGTCGACTGCGGATTTGGACATGCAGTAAGTCAGGACTCCAGGGAACTGAAACACAAAAGGCTATAAGGAATTCTGCGGCCAGTGGAGAACATAGCTCTCTCTAACTCATTATTGAGCTGAGTGGAACAAATGTAAGCACCTTTTGCATGAGGTTGTGATTCAAGCAAAATCGATCTTTCGGTTGTAAGAAAGGCTGCAGTGCAGTCAGGGTTTGCATTGTGCATTACAATTtaactgattggctggctttttttttttaacccattggGCACATGGGGTTACCCGACAATGGGGAGTGGGGATAATTTGCCCTTTTTCTAAttccgggtaatgtcagggtagctgaaaaatacatcatTACTTACCTGCTGTCAGCGATGGAAGGCGAGGAAGACCCGTGAGGAAGGCCGCGGCgacatctaggcaggtcagcagaggtcctgtggcggtggcagcatcagcagtgtgtgttcagccggcgcgggagctgcaggactccatagcagtgtgagctggagaaccatgtgaccggagcagaagcgttcctattggacagccggctgtccaataggaacgcttctgCTCCTGCCTCATGGTCCTccagctcacactgctatggagtcctgcagctcccgcgcgggctgaacacacactgctgatgctgccaccgccacaggacctctgctgacctgcctagatgtcgccgcgggcttcctccaccctcaggtaaGTGCCAACCGGGTAACTGAGTATCCGGACGGGTAGATTTTGGCCAGGTAtccgttacccgtttttttttaaagtaggacCCGGTTCAACACTACTTCGATGTTTTTTAAAACAAAGAGAAACACCTGTATATCTCGTTATTGTGGAAACAACAATTATACACATTTGAGTTCATTTAGGCCTTTACAAAcagctgtgtgtttatatatttaattcaAAAGGACACTTTGTCCAAAACCACACTATCTAAAATAGTTCCTAATAATATCGCAGTATAGCAGATTTTCTAGTCCAATAAACGTTGGCAGGAGATAGTTCATCCTTGTTCCATCAAATTTAATAACAGCATTTTTCAAATCTTTAGTTTTTGATAGCAGTCCTACAATCACcaattcaaattttttttttacggttctgCTATTACCCCCCAACATTAAATGTGGAACATGGTCATGTGACTACAGGCAGGAGATAACATCTGTCACCTGTAAATTCAGACATTGCTGACTTGTATGTAATAATATATTCAGCTCGTTTGTGTAAGCTTGGAATCACAGTAACTATCAGGCCCGCCAACCCAGGGAGAAAGAGTTACTAACCGATCTCTGTCCGTTGACACTGGAAACGTTGACAATGCTTCCTTTTGTCTGGATGAGGTGGGGCACGGCCAGATGAGTGAGGTAAAACAGTGACCTGGAAAAAGTCAACCAACATGAGAGAGGAAACTGTTCCCACCCAGTGACACAAACTCTGCATTACAGCTTAAACTGCAATTAGGTCCAGTGCTGAACATTCAAAGAAAGAGGTCAAAGTAATCACTGGTGCTAATGGGCCCGTAGAGTGGACACTACAGAGCACTGAGACTGGGAATCATTCAGGAGCAGTAGGAGTAACACACATTGTCATATAGCAGTGGTGCCCATCTCCCGTCCCCAGGAGCCACCAGCGGTCCAGATtgtaaggatttccctgcttgaGCACGGGTGATTCAGTATAAATGATGTGGTCTAGAGTTGGGAGCCCCTGTTAGAGTAAAGGTTTGCTTCAAAAAATGATCTTAATCTTACAAATTGCATTAATAGCAGATAAGCAAAACTTTATAACAAAGGGGCAGCTGCCCCGCACTTTGGGTCTAATATTATAAAGGGGAATCACATAGCGGGGGCTGTGTATCGGCCTCCGGAACTGTCCACGCGGTCCTTATATGATGGACTTTGGGTATCTCGCTATCATTTGTTTGTGTGTTTAAATAATCCAGTAGGACAAAGCTGGTGAAAACCTCGACCAACAAAGAAACTTGTGTAAAGAGCGTCATAAAGAAGTTGGAGTACAGTGAATAGATTTCCAGTCACGCAAAATTATGTTTAATATTTTGCCTGTCACCTATGGGAGGCTAAAAAGTGGGAAGAGAAACATGAAAACATATTGAATGATATTTACCTTTACCATTTTAATAATACTATCTAATTGCTCAAAATAACACAACAGTATCTCCATATCACACTAACTGCTGTGATCTTTATACAGTGACTTTTGACTGTTCCGTCTACACCTCTTTTACATTCAGAAGTATGCTAAATTAGAGCATTATTCTGCTGCACCGGTAAGTTTTACCACCAGAGTGTGTATTTGCACCTCTGAGATCGTGTTTCTAAATGAATGCCTCTATGTTTTAAGTGCAGTATTGGTGTCCTGATGGCTCTGAATGGAAGGTCACTAATGCCTTTCTTTCTAACAAATGTAGCACTCTTTGGGTTTTCAATCATTTCCTGTCCCAGCTTTGCCGATGTGTCTTCTCAACACTGGGAGTCTCACCTGACATTGATATTCATCACTCGGTCAAAGTCCTGCAGAGAAGTGTTTTCCACCGTGCCCATGGCCAAGATTCCACCACTGTTCACCAACACGTCCAGCTGTCCAAAATGTGCCACGGTTTGCTCAACCATTCTTTGGACCACAACTTCATCTGTCAGGTCACCCGGCACCAGGAGAGGCTGtgggggagacaagagagagagagagagagtctacaTAAGAGTAGAGAGAACCATCATGGACTGATGGCATCATGGACTGATGGCAAATAAGGCTCATAGATATGACCCATACAGGCTACACATTTCCCTGACTTTTTCCATTTCCAGGATACGTCTGTGTCTATCCCAATAACTTTTTAATTCCTTTCCTGTACTAGCTGCAGCCATTTCTGCTGGGAGGCAGCTCCATATATTGTCTTCCACCCTCCTGCTTCAGTGGACGACCTCTTACTCTATCATTCCGCCTCTTTTTAACAGTTTTTTTATTCAGACCCTTGAAGTATTTTAAAGCCTCTATCATATGTCCCATTCCCTCCTTTGAGACAGTGTGTAGACCCACATGAAGGACAAGGTACTAACATAGACAGGAGAAGAGCAAGACCAAGTCTGTAGACTAGGTACAGTATGTCACCAGAGACGTCCAGTGGATGAAGGGGATAAATGATGCCAATAGTAAGAACAAAAACTAGAGGCGCAAGCAGGCAAAGCCTGGGAAAGAGAGATGTTCATGGAGTGATGGAGAGCAGCAGGGCTGCCACTCTTACCTTCTGGTCACAGAACTTCTCACAGCCCTCAGCTGTCTCTCTCAGCTTGTCTTCATTCCTCCCGTTTAGTGCCAACCGGGCTCCTAGTCGGGCAAATAACAGCGCAGTGCCAGCACCGATCCCCGAGCTTGCACCTGTCACCAGACATACCTTACCCCGCAGGGATACAATCTGAAAGTGGGTGAAAGGAGTGTGTGATGAGAGCGCTGGAGGAGACAATGACTGTTCCTCTGTATCTTTGcatttgtttttctctgtctgtctctggttCCAGGTCTGACAATGTGTTCCTTTTGTTTGCCTCTGTTCTGTTAATTCtttggctggggccatggtgctgcagacccgatcagactgccttaaggcagtgatggcgtccatgcggcgtgcagGCGCTCGCTGCCCAAGAAATCAGccgaaactgatttcttggcgcgacaggccggtcacgtaagCAGTTCACCAATGAGGacaaaccagctccatgacgcccgtaggcacgccccccacggcccgtccaccatggccagggaaagcacccgcttcacgcgggtcacTTCCCAGCCTCCGCGCGGGGGAAGgcgccatggccccagccttagtttGTATCTATCAGCCTGAATCTTTCCACCTGCTCAATATTTtctcagtatatacagtatatccgtGTGTAGTTCTCTCTGCTTTTGTGTCTGATGTGTTTCTATCTGCTTCTCTTtttcgtctctccctccctgtcacagcatGATGTTAAAGACAACACAGATATATCAGAAATGCTGAAATCTAAActcttcaattaaaaaaaaagtcagaTGTTTATACTGATTTTACAAACCTTTTCACACAGAGGCCTATTCAAGTAGCTCCAAGTTTGTCATTGTCAAACCACGCGGTTTGGCAGTCAGAAGTAACACTGTAATTTGCAATGTAATTGTCTTCCCTTCTCTGGAGCGCCCCTCCCCTCCTGCAgcgtcgcattgtcatggcatcaaatgacgccggaaCGACACGTTGCTGTGATGCGGCGGAGGAGGGCCCCCGAGCCTATGGACAGCAAAAATGTACGTCTGCCACTGTCTCTACGCATACGTGTTCTCTCTCTACGGCatctaaaaatatcacttgtgagcacattcacatgtctaagacaggtctgcaaccctgcttctcaccatctcctagcatacaatacTTTCACTGCAGctggggattctgggaagtgacatgcaaatggaaACTCAGGGTCacgttttgcttcaaatccatgttAACAAGGACccccccctataagcttatgcctgccgcattacacaactttttagttaaagaagtgcatagccagtaaatgcACTCTCTATGCAAACATATTCTCAATCTGTCTCTAtgcattctcattctctctcaatGCAGACACGTGTTctgtgctctcccccctcacattgtaGCCTCCTGATCTTTGGAGCAGGATAATACATTGTACCAGTGGCCACATTGAGGTTATAAGCGGTCTGCCTGCCAAGAGCAGCATGGCACACCCCACCCCTCTCACCTGATCACAGCCCTGCTGCTGCTCTACAGCTGCTGCCATTACTAACgaagatgtgttttttttttttttaataactttgtTAACAAGCCGTGCAGACGGACAGCTGCAAGAACTGGATGTAACCatatttgaaaaatatatatttttatatattttttttcaattaggaaaatacagaagaaaaagaTGAATGTATTAATTAGAATGGAAGGGTTTATAGGTATCAGTAGGAGGTTTATATTTATTGATCGATAGTTTTGATTTTACTTTCTTGTTTagagaaaacactagggttagggagtgatcacaagaccacaccaattgaagcaaaaatttaatttatttttaatgcacaatacacaacgatttggtaatttatgttttatgtaattatattaaaagttaaattttatattaagtaggagtgcagtatagtgaattctttaggagacacactcattttgtgtttcccccccccccttttctgatttACTTTCTTGTTTATATTCAATTGTCATATCCATTCTGATTCTGTTAAATGCTTACATAGTTCCATGATAATTACTCTAATGGgaattggtatatatatatatatatatatatatacagtgctcgacaaataataataaccactcgcccgtggcgagtggatttaggccgctggtgagccgtgctgcggctctattaattcccctgctcgcgccaaaattttcaaatgtttttttttttaataaataaataattcctctccctgattggtctgacgcggggaagagggccggctggcagctctgggtcagcctctctctcccccctccccacttcctcTCCTTGGCCGCTGCCGGTGAGCGGTGGCTGGGGGGGTGCAGCAGGTAGTTTGGGTGACCACCCTGCAGGGAGTGGGCGGAGAGCCAGGCGCGGGGGTCGGTGCTCTCCAGCAGGTAGACCCCGGAGTGAGGATCCCTCCCTAGCAGCCCAGCCTCGGAGGGCAGGTCCTTCAACTCGCACCAGTCCTGCAGCCGAGAAATGGCACGGGCacgcaccgggggggaggggggagggcagagcaggtccggggggggggggcagagcaggTCCGGGGGGCAGCGCCACTTAGCCCAGGACTTTTAGCTGATAAGCACAGATCTGCTGCAACTCTTCCTGCTCTGCAACTGTGGACAGAGGAGATCCAGGACGCTGCAGAGCCAAGTGGAgaggtgtgctgtgtgctgtgtgctgtgtgctgtgtgctgtgtgctgtgtgctgtgtgctgatgATGGTGAGTCCCCTCGCTGTGCTGTGTGTGGAGTGTCTCCGGGGCTGTGCTGTGTGCTGATGATGAGTCCCCATGCGGCCCCCCTGGCGTGTCCCATGCGCCCCCCCTGGCGTGTCCCATGCGCCCCCCCTGGCGTGTCCCATGTGGCCCCCCTGGCGTGTCCCGTGCGGTCCCCCATGCGGCCCCCCTGGCGTGTCCCGTGCGACCCCCCTGGCGTGTCCCATGCAGCCACCGGCACCTACacttagatttgtgtgtgtaggggaggggcGCGAGTGCGGCTTCCCGCTCCTCCGTCTTTTGGCATCTGCCCGCccgagccggggggggggggggggagtatgggcGCCGTTGGGCTGGTGGTGTCTCCCGACGATCCCTCGCCCGGGATGCCGCGCGGGAGATGGCCGCGGAGGGGGGGTAGCGGGGCAGTCGctgggaggggagcggggcagtggCGGTCGCGGTTAGCGCTCGGTGGGTACAGGGGGCGGCGAGGAGCTGCCTGCTCGGATCGCCTGCTTTCCCCCCCTCATCCATAGCTGCATCATGTAGACaccccccctgtcaccctcccgtcacagtaaccctgtcacagtcaccctgtcacagtcaccctgtcaccctcccccgtcacagtcaccctgtcaccctcccctgtcacccaccctgtcaccctccctgtcacagtcactttgtcacagtcaccctgtcaccctcccgtcacagtcaccctcccgtcacagtcaccctgtcaccctccccgtTACAGTCActttgtcacagtcaccctgtcaccctcccctgtcagtcaccctgtcagtcaccctgtcaccctcccctgtcaccctcccctgtcacagtcaccccgtcaccctcccCGTTACAGTCActttgtcacagtcaccctgtcaccctcccctgtcagtcaccctgtcacagtcaccctgtcaccctcccgtCACAGTCACCCttcactgtcacagtcaccctccctgtcacagtcaccctgtcaccctcccccgtcacagtcaccctgtcaccctcccctgtcaccctcccctgtcaccctcccctgtcaccctcccgtcaccctcccctgtcaccccccctgtcacagtcactttGTCAcagttac belongs to Ascaphus truei isolate aAscTru1 chromosome 11, aAscTru1.hap1, whole genome shotgun sequence and includes:
- the LOC142463475 gene encoding 3-oxoacyl-[acyl-carrier-protein] reductase FabG-like is translated as MAAAVEQQQGCDQIVSLRGKVCLVTGASSGIGAGTALLFARLGARLALNGRNEDKLRETAEGCEKFCDQKPLLVPGDLTDEVVVQRMVEQTVAHFGQLDVLVNSGGILAMGTVENTSLQDFDRVMNINVRSLFYLTHLAVPHLIQTKGSIVNVSSVNGQRSFPGVLTYCMSKSAVDQLTRCAALEMAPKQVRVNAVCPGVIITDVHRRAGLNEEQYSQFLQHTQHTHALGRPGTVDEVARMIAFLASDAASFITGVTVPVDGGRHAMCPR